The sequence ACATATGCACCGGAAGGACGATTTCGCCCATTTGATTTTAGCTATTGTTGTGGTTTTGGTGTTGACACTGCTGATGGTATGTGTTGACGCACAAGCACGGATTGCCTTCGTGTCTCAGAGGGATGGGAACGCTGAAATCTATGTGATGGACGCCAATGGAGGGCGTCAACTCAACCTGACTAACAATCCTAATGATGACCGGCAACCCTCATGGTCCCCAGACGGTAAGCGCATTGCCTTCATGTCTGATAGGAAGGGTGACTTTGAAAACTTTGAAATCTACGTGGTAGATGCCGATGGAGATAATCAACAAAAACTCACCAATCATCGCGATGATGACTATTCACCCTCATGGTCCCCTGACGGAGAACGGATTGCCTTCGTGTCTAATAGGGTTGGGGACTTTGACATCTACGTGATGGATGCCGATAGAAATAATCCCCTAAACCTGACCAATAATCCCCATAATGACGGTGGTCCTGCATGGTTTAACCCTGCTTTTGCATTTGCCGGTTCACCCGCAGGTAAGATCGTCAC is a genomic window of Candidatus Poribacteria bacterium containing:
- a CDS encoding PD40 domain-containing protein → MHRKDDFAHLILAIVVVLVLTLLMVCVDAQARIAFVSQRDGNAEIYVMDANGGRQLNLTNNPNDDRQPSWSPDGKRIAFMSDRKGDFENFEIYVVDADGDNQQKLTNHRDDDYSPSWSPDGERIAFVSNRVGDFDIYVMDADRNNPLNLTNNPHNDGGPAWFNPAFAFAGSPAGKIVTMWGWLKQVDR